One genomic region from Erythrobacter mangrovi encodes:
- a CDS encoding ROK family protein, producing the protein MPGLVGAVEAGGTKFVLALARPDGTVIERTRIDTQDGQNTLRELTAWFAAAQARHGSIDAFGIASFGPIGIDPGQADYGTFLTTVKPGWQGASFTQALAGFDVPVKIDTDVNGAALGEALAGAGRGRRVVAYTTVGTGIGSGIVKDGAVVTGLSHFETGHLRPPHDLSRDPFEGSCPYHGDCCEGLASGTAIRARWDAELGEVTDPQAVALIGHYLGHLAATLAAFHMPEVFIFGGGVMKTPGLLEALRTTMRQSLAGYLAYYDRDLDEIVVAPELGDDAGITGAISLGRQAMEKTPS; encoded by the coding sequence ATGCCGGGCCTGGTCGGTGCGGTCGAGGCCGGGGGGACCAAGTTCGTCCTCGCGCTCGCTCGCCCCGACGGCACGGTGATCGAGCGTACGCGCATCGATACACAGGATGGCCAGAACACCCTGCGGGAACTGACCGCATGGTTCGCGGCGGCCCAAGCTCGGCACGGTTCGATTGACGCCTTCGGCATCGCCAGCTTCGGACCGATCGGGATCGATCCGGGGCAGGCCGATTACGGTACCTTCCTCACAACGGTGAAGCCCGGATGGCAGGGTGCCAGTTTCACCCAGGCGCTGGCCGGTTTCGACGTGCCGGTGAAGATCGATACCGATGTGAACGGGGCTGCGCTCGGGGAAGCCTTGGCTGGCGCGGGCAGGGGCCGAAGGGTCGTGGCCTACACCACGGTCGGTACTGGTATCGGGAGCGGCATCGTAAAGGACGGCGCGGTAGTCACGGGGCTATCGCATTTCGAAACGGGGCACCTTCGCCCGCCGCATGACCTCTCCCGCGATCCCTTTGAAGGATCCTGCCCATACCACGGGGACTGTTGCGAGGGTCTCGCCAGCGGCACCGCGATCCGCGCGCGATGGGACGCCGAATTGGGCGAGGTGACGGACCCTCAGGCAGTCGCACTAATCGGTCATTACCTGGGCCACCTCGCCGCGACGCTGGCGGCATTCCACATGCCCGAAGTTTTTATCTTCGGTGGCGGGGTCATGAAGACGCCCGGCCTGCTGGAGGCGCTGCGCACGACCATGCGTCAAAGCCTCGCTGGCTACCTCGCCTATTACGATCGCGATCTCGACGAGATCGTTGTTGCGCCCGAACTGGGCGACGATGCCGGCATAACCGGAGCGATCTCGCTCGGTCGGCAAGCCATGGAGAAGACCCCGTCATGA
- a CDS encoding tryptophan halogenase family protein — MTHSKSDSGKHIRYVIAGGGTAGWMAAAALARFAPPGTEIALVESDAIGTIGVGEATIPQIHLFNGALGLDEAEFVRETKATFKLGIEFDGWLREGETYMHAFGAIGRRAGLLPFQHYWLRAKQLGFAKPLMRYSLNELAARTLCMQRGRRAQGAPEMPYAYHFDAGLYAAHLRRFAEARGVVRHEGLIEEVARDGESGAISALRLNGKREIGGDFFFDCTGFRALLIGQTLGTDYEDWTQWLRCDRALAVPCANGGDFTPYTRAIARKAGWQWRIPLQHRIGNGLVYSSAHLSDDEAAEVLLGNLDGAPLADPRPIGFTTGARREMWRGNCLAIGLSAGFLEPMESTSIHLIQSTISRFLSVLPSGNPDPAIVNWFNAQCEFEWARIRDFLILHYHANAREGEAFWDGVRAMDLPDTLNAKIAQWQASGFIHREHEELFTEVGWFQVLVGQGVEARGYNPLADAMPEGDLRKLLDGTEAMLVEEVRRMPTHLQFVQTMLKTVKPQGVPA, encoded by the coding sequence ATGACCCACTCAAAATCTGATAGCGGCAAGCACATACGCTACGTCATCGCGGGAGGCGGAACCGCCGGCTGGATGGCGGCCGCGGCACTGGCCCGATTTGCCCCTCCGGGCACTGAAATAGCTCTGGTCGAAAGCGACGCCATCGGGACCATCGGCGTCGGCGAAGCGACCATTCCCCAAATCCACCTGTTCAACGGTGCGCTTGGCCTCGACGAGGCAGAGTTCGTTCGCGAAACCAAGGCGACCTTCAAGCTTGGCATCGAGTTCGATGGCTGGCTGCGCGAAGGCGAAACCTACATGCACGCCTTCGGTGCAATCGGTCGGCGCGCCGGGCTGCTGCCATTCCAACATTATTGGTTGCGTGCAAAGCAACTCGGCTTCGCCAAGCCGCTGATGCGCTATTCGCTCAACGAACTCGCCGCCCGCACATTGTGCATGCAACGCGGGCGCAGGGCCCAGGGCGCCCCCGAGATGCCCTATGCCTATCACTTCGATGCGGGACTCTACGCCGCCCATCTGCGACGCTTTGCCGAGGCGCGCGGCGTGGTGCGTCATGAAGGCCTGATCGAAGAGGTCGCGCGCGATGGCGAGAGCGGGGCCATCTCCGCGCTGCGGCTGAATGGCAAGCGCGAGATCGGAGGCGACTTCTTCTTCGACTGCACGGGTTTTCGCGCCCTCCTCATCGGGCAGACGCTCGGGACCGACTATGAGGACTGGACCCAGTGGCTACGATGTGACCGCGCGCTTGCCGTCCCGTGCGCGAATGGCGGGGACTTCACGCCTTACACACGCGCCATTGCGCGCAAGGCGGGATGGCAGTGGCGGATTCCGCTGCAACACCGTATCGGTAATGGGCTGGTCTATTCGAGCGCACATCTGAGCGACGACGAAGCGGCCGAGGTACTTCTCGGCAATCTTGACGGTGCTCCCCTCGCCGATCCGCGCCCCATCGGTTTTACCACCGGCGCCCGGCGGGAAATGTGGCGCGGCAATTGCCTGGCCATCGGCCTTTCCGCCGGCTTCCTCGAGCCGATGGAATCGACCTCGATCCACCTGATCCAGTCGACCATCAGCCGCTTCCTGAGTGTGCTGCCGTCAGGCAATCCGGATCCCGCGATTGTCAACTGGTTCAACGCGCAATGCGAATTCGAATGGGCGCGTATCCGCGATTTCCTGATCCTGCACTATCACGCCAACGCCCGCGAGGGCGAAGCCTTCTGGGATGGCGTGCGCGCTATGGACCTGCCCGACACGCTCAACGCCAAGATCGCCCAGTGGCAGGCAAGCGGCTTCATCCATCGCGAGCATGAAGAACTGTTCACCGAAGTTGGCTGGTTCCAGGTTCTGGTCGGTCAGGGTGTCGAAGCCCGTGGCTACAACCCATTGGCCGATGCCATGCCGGAAGGCGACCTTCGCAAGTTGCTCGACGGAACCGAAGCCATGCTGGTCGAAGAAGTGCGGCGGATGCCGACACACCTCCAATTCGTGCAAACCATGCTCAAGACAGTCAAACCGCAGGGAGTTCCCGCATGA
- a CDS encoding TonB-dependent receptor → MAFRKHLAGGISVGAVSIALAALATPAVAQDAAADDVEATVDEDEGVIIVSGFRASLESATNTKKRADQIVESVTAEDIGKLPDASIGESIARLPGLTSQRLNGRANVIAIRGFGPDFSQTLLNGREQTTTSDNRSVELDQYPSEIVNQVVVYKSPTASLVGQGLVGTIDIRTIRPLETNKRIISVGARGSYADIGKLNAGSNELGYRVNGTYVDQFADDTIGISLAASYVDEPYQLQEFNAWGYNNVQVNGQDAALIGGSKSFVTSTDLKRFGLNGTLQIAATPEFMLTFDGFYSHFNDDQTKRGIELPLGFFAFGTTGDAATATVEDGLVTSGTFDNVRGVIRNDIFQRKADLYSFGFNADYDGDDGWHAMFDFGYSRTDRNELSLESYSGTGFNGPTTGDGAAASIGFVSGSTGTVFDPSLDYSDPSIIFLTDPLGWGGGTIPQAGYYNNRIIDDELFQFRTEIEKEFEGSFLRSVQFGLNYTTREKGLVPDEAFVRLPNGAFTASIPSEFLLRSTDLSYLGLGPIVSYDARELIAAGILELEPRVTSGPNAANDVLGKGYTVNEDLMTAYLQANIEQDVGGGVLTGNFGVQAINTNQKSTGFIFGPAGPQELTLGDNYWDVLPSMNLSLRLDSDWVIRFAAAREIMRSRLDDTRLSIGYGIDASVPGGIIRGGGGNPYLRPYRANAVDFNVEKYFGTGGVVAVQLFYKDIKSYIFNGRFNFDYGAFPAPTGADAYPNLPSQGTLDAPVNTGGGDLYGGELAVTLPFSNFSSALEGFGITGGVGYTETKVKDADGAETTIPGYSKWVVNGTAYFEKAGFNTRVSARHRSTFLGDFTGFGGSPTRRTALAETIIDAQIGYDFQPGSALEGLSLYVQGQNLTDERFASVGAARNQVIDYQIYGRRFLAGFTYKF, encoded by the coding sequence ATGGCATTTCGCAAGCATCTTGCCGGCGGCATCAGCGTGGGCGCCGTAAGCATCGCACTTGCTGCGCTTGCAACACCGGCGGTCGCACAGGACGCCGCAGCCGACGACGTCGAAGCAACAGTCGATGAAGACGAAGGCGTCATCATCGTTTCGGGCTTCCGCGCTTCACTCGAAAGCGCAACCAACACCAAGAAGCGTGCCGACCAGATTGTGGAATCGGTTACCGCGGAAGACATCGGCAAGCTGCCAGATGCCTCGATCGGTGAATCGATTGCCCGCCTCCCGGGCCTAACGTCGCAGCGCCTCAACGGTCGCGCGAACGTCATCGCGATCCGCGGCTTTGGCCCCGACTTCTCGCAGACGCTCCTGAACGGTCGTGAACAGACTACCACCAGCGACAACCGTTCGGTCGAACTCGACCAGTACCCCTCGGAAATCGTCAACCAGGTGGTCGTCTACAAGTCGCCGACTGCCTCGCTGGTCGGCCAGGGCCTGGTGGGCACGATCGACATTCGCACGATCCGCCCGCTGGAAACAAACAAGCGCATCATTTCCGTCGGTGCGCGCGGTTCCTATGCCGACATCGGCAAACTGAACGCCGGATCGAACGAACTCGGCTATCGCGTCAACGGCACCTACGTCGACCAGTTCGCTGACGACACGATCGGCATCTCGCTTGCCGCATCCTATGTGGATGAGCCCTACCAGCTCCAGGAATTCAACGCCTGGGGTTACAACAATGTGCAGGTCAATGGGCAGGATGCAGCGCTGATCGGCGGGTCGAAGTCTTTCGTGACCTCCACCGACCTCAAGCGCTTCGGCTTGAACGGCACGCTGCAGATCGCAGCCACGCCCGAATTCATGCTGACATTCGATGGGTTCTATTCGCACTTCAACGACGATCAGACGAAGCGCGGTATCGAGCTGCCGCTCGGGTTCTTCGCATTCGGTACGACCGGCGACGCAGCAACGGCTACGGTGGAAGACGGCCTCGTAACGTCGGGCACCTTCGACAATGTTCGCGGCGTCATTCGCAACGACATCTTCCAGCGCAAGGCCGATCTCTACTCGTTCGGCTTCAATGCCGATTATGACGGCGACGACGGCTGGCACGCCATGTTCGACTTCGGCTACTCGCGGACCGACCGCAACGAGCTGAGCCTCGAAAGCTATTCGGGTACCGGTTTCAACGGTCCGACTACCGGCGACGGCGCGGCCGCCTCGATCGGTTTCGTATCAGGCAGCACGGGCACCGTGTTCGATCCTTCGCTCGACTACAGCGATCCGTCGATTATCTTCTTGACCGACCCGCTCGGCTGGGGTGGCGGCACCATTCCGCAAGCTGGCTATTACAACAATCGCATCATCGATGACGAGCTGTTCCAGTTCCGGACCGAGATCGAAAAAGAGTTCGAAGGCAGCTTCCTTCGCAGCGTGCAGTTCGGCCTGAACTACACCACGCGCGAAAAGGGTCTGGTCCCAGATGAAGCTTTTGTGCGTCTGCCCAACGGTGCCTTCACCGCCAGCATTCCGTCAGAGTTTCTGCTGCGCTCGACCGATCTCAGCTACCTCGGCCTGGGTCCGATCGTCAGCTATGACGCACGTGAGCTGATTGCTGCCGGCATCCTGGAGCTCGAGCCTCGCGTCACCAGCGGACCCAACGCCGCCAACGACGTCCTGGGCAAGGGCTACACGGTCAACGAAGATCTGATGACAGCGTACCTGCAAGCCAACATCGAGCAAGATGTGGGTGGAGGTGTCCTGACCGGCAATTTTGGCGTCCAGGCGATCAATACCAACCAGAAATCGACTGGGTTCATTTTCGGCCCAGCCGGGCCGCAAGAACTGACTCTCGGCGACAACTACTGGGACGTATTGCCCAGCATGAACCTCTCGCTGAGACTCGACAGCGACTGGGTGATCCGCTTTGCCGCGGCACGCGAAATCATGCGTTCGCGCCTTGACGACACGCGCTTGTCGATCGGGTACGGGATCGATGCGTCGGTACCGGGCGGCATCATCCGTGGCGGCGGCGGTAACCCCTACCTGCGGCCCTATCGTGCCAACGCCGTCGATTTCAACGTCGAGAAGTACTTCGGTACCGGTGGCGTGGTTGCTGTCCAGCTGTTCTACAAGGACATCAAGAGCTACATCTTCAACGGTCGCTTCAACTTCGACTACGGAGCCTTCCCCGCACCGACCGGCGCGGATGCCTATCCTAACCTGCCGAGCCAAGGCACGCTCGACGCCCCGGTCAACACCGGGGGCGGTGACCTCTACGGCGGCGAACTGGCGGTGACCCTCCCGTTCTCGAACTTCAGCAGCGCGCTTGAAGGCTTCGGGATCACCGGCGGCGTTGGCTACACCGAGACCAAGGTCAAGGACGCCGATGGCGCGGAAACCACCATCCCGGGCTACTCCAAGTGGGTGGTCAACGGCACGGCCTATTTCGAGAAGGCGGGCTTCAACACGCGTGTCAGCGCCCGTCACCGTTCGACCTTCCTGGGCGACTTCACCGGCTTCGGCGGATCGCCGACCCGGCGGACGGCACTGGCAGAGACGATCATCGACGCGCAGATCGGGTATGACTTCCAGCCCGGCAGCGCTCTCGAAGGCCTGTCGCTCTACGTCCAGGGCCAGAACCTGACCGATGAACGTTTCGCCTCGGTCGGTGCGGCACGGAACCAGGTGATCGATTACCAGATCTACGGTCGCCGTTTCCTGGCGGGCTTCACCTACAAGTTCTGA
- a CDS encoding LacI family DNA-binding transcriptional regulator, with product MGRKPTGRPTSFDIAYAAGVSQPTVSRALRGDRAVSQATQERIRQIARDLNYTVDKNASSLRSQRSNTIALLFFEDPTPDQSMINPFFLAMLGSITRACADRGLDLLISFQRMEDDWHVQYQDSHRADGLILLGYGDYTLYRERLDQLERQGTHFARWGSVSSDSGGLTVGTDNLEAGRLAGQHLIDSGRRRIAFLGGADEHCPEFESRYAGLCRSLRAAGIDPDPALQYDAITTEEAGHSAAQALLSSGKKFDAIFAASDLIAIGAMRALAEAGLKVPSDVAVVGFDDIPAASLTTPPLTTVMQDIRGAGEALVDTLLAQIEGRDLPGHRLPGKLVVRGSSAVA from the coding sequence ATGGGTCGCAAGCCGACGGGTCGGCCGACCAGCTTCGATATCGCCTACGCGGCAGGTGTCTCGCAGCCTACAGTGAGCCGCGCGTTGCGTGGCGATCGAGCCGTGAGCCAGGCAACGCAAGAGCGGATCAGGCAGATCGCGCGCGATCTCAATTACACCGTCGACAAGAACGCGTCGTCGCTGCGTTCGCAGCGCTCGAACACTATCGCCTTGCTGTTCTTCGAAGATCCGACGCCCGACCAGAGCATGATCAATCCGTTCTTCCTCGCCATGCTCGGGTCGATCACTCGCGCCTGCGCCGATCGCGGGTTGGACCTGCTCATCTCGTTCCAGCGGATGGAAGATGACTGGCACGTCCAGTACCAGGACAGCCATCGTGCCGATGGCCTGATCCTGCTCGGCTATGGCGACTATACGCTCTACCGTGAGCGGCTCGACCAGCTGGAGCGGCAGGGCACTCATTTTGCACGCTGGGGCTCGGTCTCGAGCGACAGTGGCGGCCTGACCGTAGGGACCGACAATCTCGAGGCAGGACGGCTTGCAGGGCAGCATCTGATCGATAGCGGACGCCGGCGGATCGCATTCCTCGGCGGAGCGGATGAGCATTGTCCCGAGTTCGAAAGTCGCTACGCGGGGCTGTGCAGATCGCTTCGCGCGGCGGGGATCGATCCGGATCCGGCGCTGCAATATGATGCCATCACCACCGAAGAGGCAGGCCATTCGGCCGCACAGGCGCTGCTCTCCTCGGGCAAGAAGTTCGACGCGATTTTCGCGGCGAGCGACCTCATCGCGATCGGCGCGATGCGGGCATTGGCCGAAGCAGGCCTGAAGGTCCCCAGCGATGTCGCGGTGGTCGGGTTCGACGATATTCCGGCCGCCAGTCTTACGACACCTCCCCTGACCACGGTGATGCAAGACATCCGGGGCGCGGGTGAAGCATTGGTCGACACCTTGCTGGCGCAGATCGAGGGGCGCGATTTGCCGGGGCACCGGCTTCCCGGCAAGCTGGTGGTACGGGGGTCCAGCGCAGTCGCCTGA
- a CDS encoding MFS transporter, producing MEQTLREKPRQGFAGLWNISFGFFGIQIGFALQNANMSRVFQTLGSSIDDLPALWVAAPLTGLLVQPIIGHLSDRTWNRLGRRRPYFLTGAVLASLALLAMPLSPAMGAPLLFAAAMLWMLDASLNISMEPFRAFVGDMLNTDQHAAGYAVQTAFIGAGAVVGSIFPWFLEHLGVSNIAAEGSLPDTVKWSFWAGAAALFGAVLWTILTTREYSPEEQAAFAGGEAAVDDSVSLRALAAKSYGSAALWVAAGVLVALAVDALALEREVFLLGALLALYGLLSAIAIAMAKQGRAANMLSSIVGDFSGMPEVMKRLALVQFFSWSALFIMWINTTPVVTQYVYGSSDTASTAYNEGANWVNVLFTVYNGVAAVAALALLPWLSRKVGQVTTHSICLTLGAAGFLTFFLVRDAQVLLLAEVGIGIAWASILAMPYAILASNLPQAKLGIYMGLFNIFIVVPQLLVATVMGSIMQAFFPGEPVWTMLFAAASWIVAALAMQRVKAAL from the coding sequence ATGGAACAAACGCTTCGCGAGAAGCCGCGCCAGGGCTTTGCCGGCCTGTGGAACATCAGCTTCGGCTTTTTCGGTATCCAGATCGGTTTCGCGCTGCAGAACGCGAATATGAGCCGCGTCTTCCAGACGCTGGGCTCCTCGATCGATGACTTGCCGGCATTGTGGGTGGCGGCGCCGCTAACGGGCCTGCTGGTCCAGCCCATCATCGGCCATCTGTCCGACCGCACGTGGAACCGGCTGGGACGCAGGCGGCCGTACTTCCTGACAGGTGCCGTACTCGCCTCGCTCGCGCTGCTTGCCATGCCGTTGAGCCCGGCGATGGGCGCACCACTGCTGTTCGCGGCGGCGATGCTGTGGATGCTCGATGCCAGCCTCAATATCTCGATGGAGCCGTTTCGTGCCTTCGTTGGCGACATGCTCAATACCGACCAGCACGCCGCAGGCTATGCCGTGCAGACCGCCTTCATTGGCGCCGGTGCGGTGGTCGGGTCGATCTTTCCATGGTTCCTCGAACACCTCGGCGTGAGCAACATCGCTGCAGAGGGCAGCCTGCCCGACACGGTCAAATGGAGCTTCTGGGCGGGCGCTGCTGCACTGTTCGGTGCGGTACTATGGACCATCCTGACCACCCGCGAATACTCTCCCGAAGAACAGGCTGCCTTTGCTGGTGGGGAAGCGGCCGTCGACGACAGCGTTTCCCTGCGCGCGCTGGCGGCAAAAAGCTACGGTTCGGCAGCCCTATGGGTCGCTGCCGGCGTCCTCGTCGCCCTGGCTGTGGATGCCCTTGCGCTAGAAAGAGAGGTATTCCTGCTGGGTGCCTTGCTGGCGCTTTATGGGCTGCTCAGCGCCATCGCGATTGCGATGGCCAAACAGGGGCGCGCGGCCAACATGCTTTCCAGCATCGTCGGTGACTTTTCCGGCATGCCCGAAGTGATGAAACGCCTGGCGCTGGTACAGTTCTTCAGCTGGTCGGCGCTGTTCATCATGTGGATCAACACCACGCCAGTGGTGACGCAATATGTCTATGGAAGCTCGGACACGGCCAGCACCGCCTACAATGAGGGCGCGAACTGGGTGAACGTCCTCTTCACCGTTTACAATGGCGTCGCGGCCGTAGCCGCTCTGGCCCTGCTGCCATGGCTCAGCCGCAAGGTTGGGCAGGTGACGACCCACTCGATCTGTCTGACGCTGGGTGCCGCAGGTTTCCTGACGTTCTTTCTCGTTCGTGACGCGCAGGTCCTGCTGCTGGCCGAAGTCGGTATCGGTATCGCCTGGGCGAGCATCCTCGCCATGCCATATGCTATTCTCGCAAGTAACCTGCCGCAGGCCAAGCTCGGCATCTACATGGGGCTGTTCAATATCTTCATCGTTGTCCCGCAGTTGCTGGTGGCGACGGTGATGGGCTCCATCATGCAGGCCTTCTTCCCCGGCGAGCCGGTGTGGACCATGCTCTTTGCCGCGGCCAGCTGGATCGTGGCCGCGCTGGCCATGCAACGGGTCAAGGCGGCGCTGTGA
- a CDS encoding alpha-amylase family glycosyl hydrolase — MKRLLAAAAIPLLAGGVYAIASRADQPEASAWVPHSKVTLTHPEWSRKAVLYQINTRQFTPEGTFKAAQAQLPRLKELGVDILWLMPIHPIGKDNRKGTLGSPYSVQDYYAVNPEFGTKEDLKAFVDAAHAQGFKVILDLVANHTAWDNRMAKDHPDWYEKDWKGDFRPTPWWDWSDIIDLDWSQPGVREHVGGAMEMWVRDYGIDGYRADVAGYVPLDFWEAMRARLDAIRPVFMLGEVQQTAFHLAAFDATYGWDWHVTSKKVAHGEGDATSFYGYYAENESLWPREAMRLTYIENHDSNAWEGTMRENYGPALEAMTVLSFTGQGLPLVHNGMEACNAKRLEFFEKDPIDWDQGQQCDYGALLKDLIAFRKANPVLDNGQWGGVMQKVDTDKPQQVFAWARQDDGNKVLAFFNLSGAPVTFSITSKLANGTYREFRGAEGVKMAAGDSMTLAPWGYRLLATDPAAGQR; from the coding sequence ATGAAACGCCTGCTCGCTGCCGCGGCAATCCCGCTCCTCGCCGGCGGGGTCTATGCAATCGCCTCAAGGGCCGATCAGCCGGAGGCTTCCGCTTGGGTTCCGCACAGCAAGGTCACGCTCACCCATCCCGAATGGTCGCGCAAGGCCGTGCTCTACCAGATCAACACCCGCCAGTTCACGCCTGAAGGGACATTCAAGGCCGCGCAGGCGCAATTGCCGCGGCTCAAGGAGCTGGGCGTCGATATCCTGTGGTTGATGCCGATCCATCCGATCGGCAAGGACAACCGAAAGGGTACTCTGGGCAGTCCCTACTCGGTCCAGGACTATTACGCGGTGAACCCCGAGTTCGGCACCAAGGAAGACCTCAAGGCCTTCGTCGATGCGGCCCACGCGCAAGGCTTCAAGGTGATCCTGGACCTCGTCGCCAACCACACCGCGTGGGACAACCGGATGGCGAAGGATCATCCCGACTGGTACGAGAAGGACTGGAAGGGCGATTTTCGGCCGACCCCGTGGTGGGACTGGTCGGACATCATCGATCTCGACTGGTCGCAGCCCGGTGTGCGCGAGCATGTCGGCGGGGCCATGGAAATGTGGGTTCGCGACTACGGTATCGACGGCTATCGCGCCGACGTCGCCGGGTACGTCCCGCTCGATTTCTGGGAAGCGATGCGGGCGCGGCTCGATGCCATCCGCCCGGTCTTCATGCTCGGCGAGGTCCAGCAGACCGCCTTCCACTTAGCCGCCTTCGATGCGACCTATGGCTGGGACTGGCACGTCACCAGCAAGAAGGTCGCACATGGCGAAGGCGATGCGACCAGCTTCTACGGCTACTATGCCGAGAATGAGAGCCTGTGGCCGCGCGAGGCGATGCGGCTGACCTATATCGAGAACCACGACAGCAACGCCTGGGAAGGCACGATGCGGGAGAATTACGGTCCGGCGCTTGAGGCGATGACCGTACTGTCCTTCACTGGCCAGGGCCTGCCATTGGTCCATAACGGCATGGAAGCCTGCAATGCCAAGCGGCTGGAGTTCTTCGAGAAGGACCCGATCGATTGGGATCAGGGGCAGCAATGCGACTATGGCGCGCTGCTCAAGGACCTGATCGCCTTCCGCAAGGCCAATCCGGTGCTCGATAACGGGCAATGGGGTGGGGTGATGCAGAAGGTCGATACGGACAAGCCGCAGCAGGTCTTCGCCTGGGCGCGGCAAGATGACGGCAACAAGGTGCTCGCCTTCTTCAATTTATCCGGCGCCCCGGTGACCTTCTCGATCACCAGCAAGCTGGCCAACGGGACCTACCGCGAGTTCCGCGGCGCGGAGGGGGTCAAGATGGCCGCGGGCGACAGCATGACCCTGGCACCCTGGGGCTACCGCCTGCTCGCGACGGATCCTGCCGCAGGCCAGCGGTAA
- a CDS encoding alpha-amylase family glycosyl hydrolase produces MIRSVLPLLALGMASLAHAEPPSAEAKAAMRDRLPSEEVVYFVLPDRFENGDPSNDKGGFRGDRLKTGFDPSAKGFYHGGDLKGLTSRLDYLEKLGITAIWFAPIFQNKPVQGPAGDESAGYHGYWVTDFTRPDSHFGSRDEFKAFVDAAHARGMKVYMDIITNHTADVITYADGAETNFEYRSKADYPYSTRGKADGQPTNPGFMGDEDSSAANFAKLTDAGYAYQPVVPATEKDVKVPAWLNDPIYYHNRGNSSFTGEDSRFGDFAGLDDLFTEHPRVRAGMIEIFSGWVRDFGIDGFRIDTARHVDPGFWQAFVPAIEKVAQESGIPNFTMFGEVYKDVPDSGYIAQYTRRDKLPAVLDFAFQAAMRELLGRDQGTVVLAHMFDGDVLYEGGEDAARNLPTFLGNHDMGRFSTLIRADKPDISQDELLQRVMLGHAMMLSLRGAPVIYYGDEQGFVGDGGDQLAREDMMPSKTAVYNDNDLIGTDATTAASNFDESHPLFALIAEFSAIRRNHSALTRGKQVIRHYEQGPGVFAASRFDPVDDTEYLAVFNTGNAPRDVNVALGYGASGLETLSGACPAQVTAPGSAAFTLPAFGWALCRVSETTE; encoded by the coding sequence ATGATCCGATCCGTTCTGCCTTTGCTGGCCCTCGGCATGGCCTCGCTTGCCCATGCCGAACCGCCGTCCGCCGAGGCAAAGGCAGCTATGCGCGATCGGCTTCCTTCCGAAGAAGTCGTCTATTTCGTGCTGCCCGACCGGTTCGAGAACGGCGATCCGTCTAACGACAAGGGCGGTTTTCGCGGCGATCGGCTGAAGACCGGCTTCGACCCGTCCGCCAAGGGCTTCTATCACGGCGGAGACCTGAAGGGGCTGACCAGCAGGCTCGACTATCTCGAGAAGCTCGGGATCACCGCGATCTGGTTCGCGCCGATCTTCCAGAACAAGCCGGTACAAGGCCCGGCAGGGGATGAGAGCGCGGGCTACCACGGCTACTGGGTGACCGACTTTACCCGCCCCGACAGCCATTTCGGCAGCCGGGACGAATTCAAGGCCTTCGTCGACGCGGCCCATGCGCGCGGGATGAAGGTCTATATGGACATCATCACCAACCACACCGCCGACGTCATCACCTATGCCGACGGCGCCGAAACCAATTTCGAGTATCGCAGCAAGGCCGACTATCCCTATTCGACCCGCGGCAAGGCCGATGGTCAGCCGACCAATCCCGGCTTCATGGGTGACGAGGACAGCTCGGCAGCGAATTTCGCGAAGCTCACCGATGCGGGATACGCCTATCAGCCGGTTGTTCCGGCGACCGAGAAAGACGTTAAGGTCCCCGCCTGGCTCAACGACCCGATCTACTACCACAATCGCGGGAACAGCAGCTTCACCGGCGAAGACAGCCGGTTCGGCGATTTCGCCGGGCTCGACGACCTGTTTACCGAACACCCGCGTGTGCGTGCGGGGATGATCGAGATATTCTCGGGCTGGGTGCGTGACTTCGGGATCGACGGCTTCCGGATCGACACCGCCCGCCACGTCGACCCCGGCTTCTGGCAGGCATTCGTCCCGGCGATCGAGAAGGTCGCGCAGGAGAGCGGCATCCCGAACTTCACCATGTTCGGCGAAGTCTACAAGGACGTGCCCGACAGCGGCTATATTGCCCAGTATACCCGCCGCGACAAACTACCTGCCGTGCTGGACTTCGCCTTCCAGGCGGCGATGCGCGAATTGCTGGGTCGCGACCAGGGCACCGTCGTGTTGGCGCACATGTTCGACGGCGACGTGCTTTACGAAGGAGGCGAGGACGCGGCGCGCAACCTGCCGACCTTCCTTGGCAATCACGACATGGGTCGCTTCTCGACTCTCATCAGAGCCGACAAGCCCGATATCTCGCAGGACGAGCTGCTCCAGCGCGTGATGCTTGGCCACGCGATGATGCTCAGCCTGCGCGGGGCACCGGTCATCTATTACGGTGACGAGCAGGGTTTCGTTGGTGATGGCGGCGATCAGCTTGCCCGCGAAGACATGATGCCGTCGAAGACCGCAGTCTACAACGACAACGACCTGATCGGCACCGACGCAACCACTGCGGCCAGCAATTTCGACGAGAGCCACCCACTCTTTGCCCTTATCGCGGAATTCAGTGCGATCCGCAGGAACCACTCGGCCCTAACCCGTGGCAAGCAAGTGATCCGCCACTACGAACAGGGTCCCGGCGTCTTTGCGGCGAGCCGGTTCGATCCTGTCGACGACACCGAATACCTCGCCGTGTTCAACACCGGCAACGCGCCGCGTG